The following nucleotide sequence is from Embleya scabrispora.
ATGCCGCCTACCTGTGGCCCGCCCCGCGCTCGCTGCCCGACGGCGACCCGTGCAACGTGCAACTGGGCGCGGCCGGCGTGCTTGCCGTCCTGGACCGGGCCGTCCGGTGCGGCCATCGGGACGCGGAACCGGCGCTGCGCACCGCCGCCGACTGGCTCGACCGCCGCTTGGCCCGGCCGGAACGGGTCTTGCCGGGGCTGTACTTCGGGCGCTCGGGGTCGGCCTGGGCGCTGTACGAGGCGGCCCGGACCCTGGCGGACGAACCGCTGGCGGCCCGCGCCGCGGCGTACGCCCTGGCCATCCCGCTGACCGGCCGGAACCCGGACGTGTGCCACGGTCTGGCGGGCGCCGGCACCGCCCAGTTGCACCTGTGGCACGCCACCGGGGACGTCCGGTTCGCCGAGCGGGCCGGGGAGTGCGCGGACGGGGTGTTGCGACTGTTGGCGGCGGCCGACGGCGGCGTGGACTGGCCGGTGGACGGCGACGTCCGCGCCGAGCTGGCCGGTTCGTCCCTGTACGGCTTCGGCCACGGCGTGGCGGGGAACGCCGCCTTCCTGCTGTCGGCGGCGCGCGACCTGGATCGGTCCGACCTGCTCGACATCGCGATCGGCGGCGGACACGCGCTGGCCGCGGTCGCGGATCGGCGCGGAGACGTCGCGCTGTGGCCGAAGGGCCCGGGGCGTACCGAGCGGCCGGGGCTGAACTTCTGGTGCAACGGCACATCCGGCGTGGGGACGTTCCTGGTCCGGTTGTGGCGGGTCACCCGCGAGGACCGCTGGCTCGACCTGGCCGAGGGTGCCGCGCGCGCGGTGTACGAGGAGCGGTGGCGGATGGGCCCCGGCTCGTGTCACGGCGTGGCCGGCAACGCCGAACTGCTGCTCGACCTGCACGAGGCCACCGGCGACGACCGCCACCACGCCCGGGCGCGCGAACTCGGCGACTGCATAGCGTTGCGCGCCGCCCGCAGGCACGGCCGGCTGCTCGTCCCGGACGACACGCTGCGCGACATGTACGCGTCGTACGGCGTCGGGATGGCCGGTGTGCTGGATTTCCTGCTCCGCCTGACGCACGGCGGACCACGCTCGTGGCTGGTCGACCGGCCGGCCACCGTACCGATTCCCGGAAAGGGGAGATGAAGGATGGAGAACTTCGTTCTGGAGCTTCAGGAACTGCCCGCCACCGACGACCACCAGGACCTCGAACCCATGCGGTGTTGCGACACCTGCGGCCGCAGTTCCTGGGTCGTCGACGTCGAGGACGTCGACTGAACCGCTGAACCGCTGAACCGCTGAACCGCTGAACCACGAGTAAGCCGCCGGGTTCCGTGCGGGTTGGCATTCCCACCCGCACGGGACCCGGTTCGCCGCGAACAGGCAGGTATGCGCCGCGTGTTCAGCTCGGGCCGGCGGTTGCGCGGGTCGAGGTGCCGGTGGAGTCGGCATCGGCTTCGGCGTCGGTGTCGGCGTTGGCGTCCGTGCCGGTCGGCGACGTCGTGGTCGGCCGGTCCCGCACCGAGACCAACACCAGCACGATCGACAGCGCCGAGCCCACGGTCAGTACCGGCCACACTCCGTGTCCGAACCGGATGAACAACCACCCGCCCACGACCGGCCCGACCGCCGCGCCCAGGCTCCAGGCGAAGTGGAAGCCGGCGATGTAGTGGCTCTTGAGCCGCGCCGGCCCGGCCACCACCGGATAGGCCGTGGTCGCCGGACCGCCCAGGATCTCGCCGACGGACCAGATCAGCGTGCCGAGCAGGATCACGGCCGGGCCGAGCGGCAGGCCGTACATGCCCACGCCGACGCCCACCAGGACCAGCGCCCAGGCCATGGTCAGCCGCTGCGACCACGCCTGCGCGTACTTGGTCATCAACAATTCGAACGCGATGACGATGAAGCCGTTCAGCGACACGGCCAGGGTGTACCAGAAGATCGCCACGCCGCTGTCCTTGACGTCGAGCGGCAGCGTCGACAGGTACTGCACGTAGACGACCCCGAAGAAGAAGATCGCGGTCAGGTACAGCATGTAGCGGCGGTCACGGATCATGGCCCGATACCCACCGCGCCCGACCCGTTCGCCCTCCTCGCCCTCCTCGCCCTCCTCACCCTCCCCGCCGGCCCCGGAGTTCGCCTCGCGGCCCGCCGCGCCCGGCTCGGCGGAGCGGGGCGGCAGCGTCACCCATGCGAGGGTCGCGTAGCACAGCGCGACCGCCGCCTCGACCCAGAAGACCAGGGCGTAGCTGTGGCCGGCCAGGTTGTACAGCGCGAACCCGAACAGCGGCGCGACGGTGACCCCGAGGTTCAGCCCGAACCGGTACATCGCGAAGATCATCACCTGGCGGTTCGCCGGGGTGAGGTCGGAGAGCAGGGTGGCCGACGCCGGGCGGTACAGCTGCCCGGCCATGCTGACCAGCGCCACCGCGACCAGGATCAGCCCGAACGACGGCAGGTACAGGATGGCCGCCAGCGGCACGCTCGCGCCGACCATGCTCACCACGCTCGCGTTGCGCGCGCCGAGCCGGATCGACAGTGCGCCGCCGAGGAGCACGCCCACGATCGCGCCGCCGCCGTACACGCCCAGCGCGAACGCCGCCTGCCCGTCCGAGTAGTCCCGCGAGGTCAGGAACAACACCAGGAAAATGTTCAGGAAGGCCCCGAGGCGGTTGATGAACGCCCCGGTGAGCAGCGTCTTCGCCGGGAGCGAAGCCTGCCGGAAGGTGGCCACCACGGCCACCTCGTCGTTGTCGTGGCCCTTCTCGCGGGCGACCTCGACCACGTCGGTCAGCCGACGACGACGCGGATGGCGGCGCGCACACGTTGCTCCAGGGCGTCGAGCCCGTCGGGCGTCGGGGCGTCGATGAAGAACGTGACGGACCGGTCGTCGGAGTCGGCGAGCGGGGTCAGCGACGCGCCACGCTCGCGCAGCACCAGTACGGCGCGCAGCGTCGGTTCCTCGCCCGGCGCGCCGGGCTTGATGTCGGGCCACACGCCGCTGGCGCCGATCCATTCCGGCCGCACGTCCGGCCAGTCGAGGACGACATCCTCCAACGTGCCGGGCCGGTGCTCCAGGTAGACCTGCCGCGTGTAGCGGTGCGGCTGCGGGTAGTTCGCCGGTTCGCCGAGCGCGACGCGCAGGATCTCCGGCTCCAGCGGTCGCCCGGTGGCCAGTTGATACAGCGTCAGCAGTCCGTCGCCGGGGGTGCGCGCCGCCACCTCGATCAGGCGCGGGCGACCGTCGTCGCCGACCCGCCACTCGGAGTGCGCGATGCCGTGCTCGAACGCGAGCGCCGCCACCAGTTGCCGATTGGCCGTCACAAGCGCCTCGCGCACGTCCTCGCGCACGCTCGGCACGCTGTGCGCCATCTCCACGAAGGTGTGCGCGTGGCTGTCGGTGGTGACCTTGTCGGTCACCGACGCGAAGACCACCTCGCCGTCCTGGATCAGGCTCTCCACGGAGAACTCCGGGCCCGACACCTTCTCCTCGACGAGGACCACCTCGTGATCGGGGTACGTCGCCAGTTTCGCGCGCAATCCCGCCACGTCCGCCACCGTCTCGACGCCCGAGCTGGACGCGCGGGAGGCGGGTTTGACCACGGCGGGGAAACGCACCGCGCCGAGGTCGACCCGCTCGCGCTCACCGGCTGGAATGGTCAGCGACGCCGGGCCCAGGTCCGGGGCGTACCAGCGCTGGAGGTACTTGCTGCGGCAGGCGCGGCTGGCGCGCAGCCCGGGCGAGCGTACGCCGAGCCCGTCGGCGAGCAGGCCGGTCGGCTCGGCGAGGTAGTCGCCCACCGCGTAGGCGCCGACGATCGTGTACGCCTCGCGCCAGGCCGAGGTGCGCGCGATCGCGCCCGCGACGAACGCGCCCTGCACGGTGAAGTCGCCGGTGACGTAGGCGATCTCGGTGATCTGCGCGGCGGGGTTGGAGGTGTCGGCCATGGCCTCCGTCGCTTGCGCGCGGTAGGACTCCGCGGTGATGACCAGGATCTTGAGCCCACGCCCGGAGAGTTCGGTCAGGTAGAGCGGATTGCGGCGGATCACGGGAAAGGAGCCGGTCAGGATGAACGCCTGGGGCCGGTCGGCCGAATCCCGCGACTCGAACGGTGCCTGGGTCATGGTTCCGTGTCCTCCTGGATCGGGCGGTTCCGGTGGTCCGGGTGGTTCCGGTGGATCGGGTGGTTCGGGTACTCGGGGTGGTTCGGGTGCTCCGAATGGTTCGGGTACTCGGAGTACTCCGGGTGCTCCGGGTGCTCCGGGTGGTTAGGGTGCTCCGGGTGGTTAGGGTGCTCCGGGTGCTCCGGGTGCTCCGGGTGCTCCGGGTGCTCCGGGTGCTCCGGGTGCTCCGGGTGCTCCGGGTGGTTAGGGTGCTCGGGCGGTCCGGGTCGACTTGCGCCGCTTGGGCCGTGACGACGACCGGTGTTCAGCCCGTCCGGTGCCGCTCGGCGAAGCGCCAGTCGACGCCGTTCGCGCGTAGGAACTCCAGCCACCGGCGGGCATCCTCGGCACCCTGGGCGGCCTGGCGCAGGCCCGCCGGCACCCGCCCGGCGAGGATTTCGGTGATCCCGTACGCCAGCGGCAGGGACACACACCGCGCCATCGCGCTCTCCTCGGCGTCGCCGACCGTGTCCAGCACGTATTCGCCGTGCCAGCCCGCGCCGTTCGTGCCCTCGATGTCGAGCGCGACGGCGAGTACGACCCGGTCCCGGTCGGCGTCGGTGGTCGGATACCGGGCGGCGAGTTCGTCGGCGAGCGCGGCGATGCGGTCGCCGTCGCCGGTGCGCACGGTGGCGAACACGTCCTCCCACGCCCGCAGCCAGCCGTCCAGGCGAAGCGTGCCCCGGACGAACACGCGCGCCCGCCAGTCGGCCGGGAACGCGTACTGGGTGAGGTAGGGCAGGCTGTCGCGGTTGGGGTAGGCCTCGAACGTCTCGCCGTCGAGCACGAGCGGACGCGTCGCCGTCCACGGGAGGTCGACCACCTGCTCGGCGCCGCCGTCGAGGTAGCGGGCCGGCGCGCGCAGCGCGTTCAACACCCCGCGCGGCGCCCAGCTGAACCGGTAGCGGAACTCGTTGGACTCGGCCGGGACTCCGCCGCAGTACGAGGTGAACTCGACCGTCGCCGGGCCGTCGCCGACGACCTCGCGGCCCCTGGCCACCAGCAGGTCGGCGAACAGGTGGTCGATGCCCGGGTCCAGGCCCGCCTCGGTCAGCACGACCAGACCGGCCTTCGTCGCGGCCGCCGCCTCGGACACGATCTCATCGGACACGTAACTGCTGCACGCGAAGTGGGCGCTGCGCTCGATACACAGCCGCAGCAGCGCCGGGTGTTCGCTCGCGGGCAACATCGACACGACGATGTCGCCGGGACGCAACTCCCCGGCCAGTCGGTCGAGATCGTAGGTGTGCGCGGCGGCGCGACCGGTCAGGCCCAGCCGAGCCAGGCACCGCTCGGCCTTGGCGTCGGTACGGCCCCAGACCAGCAGCCGCTCGGCCCGGTCGGCCACCACACGCAGTCCGCTGCCGGTGGACAGGCCGGTGCCGATCCAGTGCACGGTTCCGCCGGCGGGTGTCGCCTCAGACATGGACGTTCTCCGTTTCCAGGCCGTTCGCCTCGCATGCCTCGCGGAAGACCCGCAGGCAGCGCTGCCAGGGTTGCCCCGGTTCTCCCAGGGTCAGTAGATGGGGTGTCAGTTCGGCGGAGAAGGCGGTACTGGCCTCGCCGGGAAGCAGCGACGGCAGGTTGTCGATGGCGATCACGCCCAGCGGGTCGCCGACATCGGCCACCATACGGACCGGCTCGCGCCAATCGGTGATGTCGTCGTAGACGGGCAACACATTGTTCCCGGAGGTGACATCGCAGGTGACGTCCGCGATCAGGGACAGTCGCCGGGGCCGGGACCGGAGCGACGCGAGGGTGACGAACGGCGGGGTCGGCGTGTTCACCAGCACGGCGTTGACGAGGATGTCGTGATCGAGCAGCGCCGCGTGATCCAGGGACCGGGTCTCGGCGACGTCCCAGCAGGTCGGCTCGATGCCGGCGACCGCCAGCGCGTCGCGCGCGCCGCGCCCGCACCGGCCCAGCGCCCCGACGACCAGTACGCTCGGCTGCGCGCCGCTCGACGTCTCGCGCAACACCCGGTCGAGGTCCGCCTTCGGGCGTGGTCGCAACGGCGGATCCAGCCGGCCCCGATGGCGGAGCACCGCGAGCGCCGCGCCCACGTATCCGGCCCAATAGCCGAAGGCGGCCAACCGCCGCCCGTCCGCGTCGGTGAGGTATTCCAGGTCGAGCAGCGCACCGGCGCCCGCCGTGAAGCGCCGCAGCAGCGCCTCGGCGTCACGCTGGCCCTTGTACGCGTGGCCGAAGAACACATGCCGATGCCGCAAAGTCGGCGGCTCGTCCGGCAGTTCCTTCAGGCCCACGACGAACTCCGCAGCCGGGGCGGCCCGCCAGCTCCCGGCCTCGGCGGCCACGCAGCCGGCGTCCAGGTAGTCCCCGATCGGGAACACCCGCTGCGGCGAGTGCTCGACGGTGACCGTGAAGCCGTGCGCGACAAGCCGCGCGGCGTCGACCGGCACGATCGGCGCGCGCCGCTCGCTCTCGCGCGTCTCGTGCCGCAGCGTGATCCCGATGTCGGTCGTGCGCGGGCGGGGATCGGCCATGTGCTGTCCTCCGGGTGCGGGTTGCCTGTTCGTGGTCGAGCGGGGTCGGGGTCGGCTCAGATGACCAGGTCGGCCAGGTCGTCGGTCCCGCCCGGGGACGAAGGGCCGCCGGATCCGGTGTCGGGTTCGGTCGGTGGATCGCCGGCGGATATGCGCTTGAGCAGCGGCTGTTCGAGGAAGTACGCGAAGGAGGCGTAGCCGCGCCAGACCCTGCGCCACTGCTCGGCCACCGCCGCCTCGCCCGCGGTGCGCCGCACCCGGTCCAGGAATCCGACGATGATGTCGGCGGCCTGTTTGGCGTGGCCGGCGGAGAAGTTGTCGATGGTCAGGTGGGCCTGTTCGTAGCAGTCGTCGATGCCGTGCCGGCGCAACTTCTGGATCTCGTGCAGCCGCATCTCGCCGGAGCCGAACATCTCGATCGCCAGGTTGTAGCCCAGGATCTCGTTGTGGAATCGATCGGGGAACAGGCACATGCACAACTGCTGGATCGCGAAGCCGTAGAGGTCGTCGGGGAGTTCGTTTTGCTCGATGAACGCCTCGTCGCGGATGTGCGGAAGTTCGATGCCCGCGCTGGCCAATACCCGGTGGGTCAGCGTGATGTGGTTCTTGCGCAGGTCGCCGTTGCCCATCTCGTCGGCGTAGATCCTGAACAGCATGGCGTCGGTCTCGCGCTCGTCGTGCCCGAGATTGCCGAGGCGGTGCAGCCACGCGCCGTCGATGAGGTAGGTGAGGTAGTAGGTGGACTGCCGGAACAACACCTCGTCGCGGTCCGGGATCTCCCGCAGCGGTTCGTAGGGGTCGACCAGCTTCTCCCAGTAGACCCGCTCGGCCCGCTCGTACAGTGCCCGCGGGCTGTAGTCGAACCAGGTCGCGTCGGTGTACCGGCCGCCGGCGCCGTGGACGAACAGGATCTCCGCGTCCCGGAAGCACCGTTCGGCCCGCTCGGCGGCGATCGGCAGCGTGTTGGCGAAATTCTCGATGTTGACCAGGCGGTGGAACAGCTCGCGGTGGTCGAGGGGTTCGGCCTCGGCGATGACCACGTCGGCCGGGTCGCTGCGCATGATCGCGGTGCGTCGGCGCTCGGCCGCGGCGTCGCCGGCGGTCTCGGCGGAGATCTCGACGGCCGGCCGTTCGCCCGCCTGTACGCGCACCGCCCAGGCCCGGAACGTGGCCGCCTCGTGCTCGTCGAAGATCCCGAACATCGGCCCGCCGAAGCGCATCGCGTCCAGGAGTCGGCAGTCGCCGTTGCCCGGCCCGCGCAGGTATGCGGACTCGCGCAGGTCGGTCAGGAATTCCGCGAGGTCGATCCGGGCGGCGCCGAAGACGTCGGTCAACGCCTTGCCGCCGACCCGGGTGCCGCCGTGTTGGCGGCCGGCGAGCGGGGCGTGGCGCGCGATGATCGCGGCGACCCGCGACTCCAGGGTGCGGCCGGCGTGCCAGGCCGCGTGCTCGGCGAGCATCGCGACGTGCTCCCGCTCCAGCTCCAGGGTCAGCCGCACGGCCGTGTACAGCCGGCGGCGCGCGGCCGGTCCGGCCAGGGCCAGGTGTTCGGCCAGCACTTCGCGCAGGGCCGGCTCCGGCAGCAGCGGTGCCTTCTCGGTGAGCAGGTCGTCCACGCCGAGCGCGAGGAAGGCGTAGTGCACGCCCGAGACCTCGGGCAGGAAGTTGGCCGGCAGCCGAGACAGGGCCAGGTAGAAGGCGGCGTGCAGGGCGGTGAGCGGGCGGATGCGGGCCCGATCCGCGAAGTCGGCCGCGGCGAACTCGGGCAGGAGCACACCCGCGTCCTCCAGCGCGCGCCGGCGCGACCGGGCCTGGCCGCGTTCCGGGTTGCCGCCGCCGCGCAGCGTCAGATGGTGCGCGAAGAGGCGGTTGACCACGACGGACGGCTGGGTCGCGGGCTGGGAGAGCGTGTCCAGCCAGCAGCCGGCCGCCAGCGCCAGCGGCGCACGCCCGCGCAGGGCTTCCGCGTACGCCTCCGGACCCGTTCGGGTCAGCGCCGCCAGGGCCTCGGCGGACTCGGCCCGGGCGGACCGCACTTCGGCGGCGATCGCCTCGGCGAGCATGCCGGCCTCGGCGTCGAGCGCGGCCTCGGCGCCGAACGCGGCTTCGGCCGAGGCATCGTCGACGCCGTCCCTCGCATCCGCCCCCCGGCCGCCCGCATCGCCCAGGAACGCATCCAGCACATACCGGGCGACCAGAAGCGTCGACTCGGACTCCTGGTCGCGCAGCAGCACGCGGAACAGCTCGACCGGCTCCGCGCGCACCGCCGCCCGGGCCTCGTTCCGGGCGGCGCGGCCGAAGACGAAGGGCCGGTGCGGCAGCGCGTCGACGGTGTCGGGCAGGACGAAGGGCACGAAGGCGCGGTCGGGGCCCGGCGCTCGCGGTGCGGTGGTCATCCTGAGCCTCCAGCTCGGGCGTTCGGTGGTGTCTCGGCCGCGTTCATACGCCGGCCCGGCGCAGCAGCACCCCGATCCGTTGCCCGGGGACGCCGGCGGCCAACAGGTAGTGCCGGCCCGGTTGTACGTGTCCGGCCTCGGCCCGGTCGACCAGGTTGATCAGCGGGTCGGCGGCGAAGCAGTGGCCCACCCGGGTGATGTTGTCCAGATGGAGCTGGGCCGGGGTGAAACCGGCCTGCCGTTCCTTCATCACGATCACGGGCTTGAAGATGTTCGCGTGCATCAGGCCCGCGATGTCACCCGGCTTCATGCCCAGGGGGGTGAGCAGGCGCTCGTTCACGGTGCGGGCCAGGTCCGCGCTGATCTCGTTGGAGTGCGCCAGCCTCCTGCGGTCCTCGGCGCTAGCGCAGGCGAGGATCTCGTAGCCGCCCTCGATCTCGCCGTCGGCCGTCACCAGGCAACTCGCCGCCCCGTCGCTGAACAGTGCGTAGCTCGCCATGCGGTCGTCCTCGTGCGCGGCGCTGTCGGTGGTGACCACCAGTACCCGTCGGTGCCGGCCGGCGCGGACGAACGCGGTCGCGGTGTCGATCGCGGCCAGCAGGTTGACGCAGCGGTTCATGTTCTGCCCGTAGAAGGGCACGTCGCCCAGGCCGGCTTCGGCGAGGAACGTCTCCATGAACGCGCCGTGCCCTTCCGAGGGTCCGGGCACGCGGGTGGAGCACAGTACGACGGCGTCGGCGTCGCTCGCGCCGGCGCGCAGCGTGGCCGCGGCGCTCTCCGCGGCCAGCTCCGCGAGGCCCCGCTCGGTCCGGCGTACGCTGCCCCAGCCCCACAGGTCGGGCGCCGGCGCCATTTTGAACTCCGCGGCGCGCGCGGGCAGATTGCCGATGCTCGTGTGCGCGACCTCGAACTCGCCCAGGACATAGCGGGGTTGATGCAGATAGGCGGTCACTTCGCTCACGCGTCCTCCTCCGCCGCACCGGTCGGCGCGGACATCAGCGTGTTCGCCTCGGCGTAGGGCACGGCCTCGGCGACGAAGCCGAACGTCCCGTGTTCGTGCACCTCGCGCGCGGCGCGCAGGAAACCGCCCAGCGCGGCCCGGGCGAACGCCGAGCCCAGGCTGATCCGCCGGGCGCCCAGCTTCTCCAACTCCGGGACGGACAGCGCCGGTCCCACTCCCGCGAGCACGTTGACAGGCCGGTCGAGCACCGAGCACACGGTGCGGATGGCCTCGACGTCGGGCAGGCACGGCGCGTACAACACGTCGGCGCCCGCCGCCTCGTACGCCCGCAGCCGGGCGAGGGTGTCCGCGAAGTCGCGGCGGCCGTGCAGGAAGTTCTCCGCCCGTGCGGTCAGCGTGAACGGGAACGGCAGCGCCCGGGCCGCCGCCACGGCGGCCGCCACCCGCTCCACGGCCGGCTCGATCGCCAGGATCGGGTCGTCCGGATCGCCGGTGGCGTCCTCGATGGAGGCGCCCACCAGGCCCGCCTCGGCGGCGAGGCGGATCGTCTCGGCGATCTCCTCGCCCGAATCGCCGTAGCAGCTCTCCAGGTCGGCGCTGACCGGGTTCGGCGTCGCCGCCACGATCGCGCGCGCGTTGTCCAGCGCCCGACCACGGTCCAGCAGGTTCACGCCGTCGGAGTGGCCCAGTGCGAAGGCCAGTCCCGCGCTCGTGGTCGCCAGCGCGGTGAAGCCGAGCCCCGTCAACAGGCGGGCGCTGCCCGCGTCCCACGCGTTCGCCACCACGAACGCTCCCGCGCTCTCGTGCGCCTCCTTGAAGGCGAGGCCCCTGCGGTACTGGTCAGCCGGGTCGAGCAGCATTGCCGTTCCTTCCGATGCGTTCACGCGCCGGCGTGTCGACGCGCTCGTGTCCTGGTGTGCGGGTGGAGTCTCAGATCACTTCGACGTGCTGGTCGGCCCGAACCGCGTTCAGCAGCAGGTCGATCACCGCCGAGGGCCCCTTGTCGCGGAAGTGGAAGTGGCCGCCGTCGACCCAGTGGCACTCGGGTGGGTGCACACACTCCTCTTCCCACAACGCGACCTTGTCGGGGGACAGGTAGGGGTCGTCGCGCCCGGCGATCACCGTGACGCCCACCGGCAGCGGGGCTGCGGCCGTGTACTCGTATCCGGCGGCCATCCGGAAGTCGGCGATCACGCCGGGCAGCAGCAGATCCAGAACCTCGTCCTGGGCCAGCACCTCCGGGGGCAGCCCCTCGAAGAACTCCAGTGCCTCGGCGAATTCGCGGCCCTCCAGGGCGGCAAGCCGACACACCCGCTCCGAGGGCGCGAGCGAGGGGGCCGAGACCCCGGAGACGAACAACCGGCGCAGCGTGGGTACATCGCGCAACCGACGCGCGGTCTCGAACGCGACGAGGCTGCCCAGGCTGTGCCCGAACAGGTACACCGGCCGGGTGGCGTCGGCGCCCGGCGTGCCGGCCCGAGCCCGGATCGCCGAGGCCGCGC
It contains:
- a CDS encoding isocitrate lyase/PEP mutase family protein, which gives rise to MLLDPADQYRRGLAFKEAHESAGAFVVANAWDAGSARLLTGLGFTALATTSAGLAFALGHSDGVNLLDRGRALDNARAIVAATPNPVSADLESCYGDSGEEIAETIRLAAEAGLVGASIEDATGDPDDPILAIEPAVERVAAAVAAARALPFPFTLTARAENFLHGRRDFADTLARLRAYEAAGADVLYAPCLPDVEAIRTVCSVLDRPVNVLAGVGPALSVPELEKLGARRISLGSAFARAALGGFLRAAREVHEHGTFGFVAEAVPYAEANTLMSAPTGAAEEDA
- a CDS encoding 3-oxoacyl-ACP synthase, with the protein product MSEVTAYLHQPRYVLGEFEVAHTSIGNLPARAAEFKMAPAPDLWGWGSVRRTERGLAELAAESAAATLRAGASDADAVVLCSTRVPGPSEGHGAFMETFLAEAGLGDVPFYGQNMNRCVNLLAAIDTATAFVRAGRHRRVLVVTTDSAAHEDDRMASYALFSDGAASCLVTADGEIEGGYEILACASAEDRRRLAHSNEISADLARTVNERLLTPLGMKPGDIAGLMHANIFKPVIVMKERQAGFTPAQLHLDNITRVGHCFAADPLINLVDRAEAGHVQPGRHYLLAAGVPGQRIGVLLRRAGV
- a CDS encoding saccharopine dehydrogenase gives rise to the protein MADPRPRTTDIGITLRHETRESERRAPIVPVDAARLVAHGFTVTVEHSPQRVFPIGDYLDAGCVAAEAGSWRAAPAAEFVVGLKELPDEPPTLRHRHVFFGHAYKGQRDAEALLRRFTAGAGALLDLEYLTDADGRRLAAFGYWAGYVGAALAVLRHRGRLDPPLRPRPKADLDRVLRETSSGAQPSVLVVGALGRCGRGARDALAVAGIEPTCWDVAETRSLDHAALLDHDILVNAVLVNTPTPPFVTLASLRSRPRRLSLIADVTCDVTSGNNVLPVYDDITDWREPVRMVADVGDPLGVIAIDNLPSLLPGEASTAFSAELTPHLLTLGEPGQPWQRCLRVFREACEANGLETENVHV
- a CDS encoding iron-containing redox enzyme family protein; amino-acid sequence: MTTAPRAPGPDRAFVPFVLPDTVDALPHRPFVFGRAARNEARAAVRAEPVELFRVLLRDQESESTLLVARYVLDAFLGDAGGRGADARDGVDDASAEAAFGAEAALDAEAGMLAEAIAAEVRSARAESAEALAALTRTGPEAYAEALRGRAPLALAAGCWLDTLSQPATQPSVVVNRLFAHHLTLRGGGNPERGQARSRRRALEDAGVLLPEFAAADFADRARIRPLTALHAAFYLALSRLPANFLPEVSGVHYAFLALGVDDLLTEKAPLLPEPALREVLAEHLALAGPAARRRLYTAVRLTLELEREHVAMLAEHAAWHAGRTLESRVAAIIARHAPLAGRQHGGTRVGGKALTDVFGAARIDLAEFLTDLRESAYLRGPGNGDCRLLDAMRFGGPMFGIFDEHEAATFRAWAVRVQAGERPAVEISAETAGDAAAERRRTAIMRSDPADVVIAEAEPLDHRELFHRLVNIENFANTLPIAAERAERCFRDAEILFVHGAGGRYTDATWFDYSPRALYERAERVYWEKLVDPYEPLREIPDRDEVLFRQSTYYLTYLIDGAWLHRLGNLGHDERETDAMLFRIYADEMGNGDLRKNHITLTHRVLASAGIELPHIRDEAFIEQNELPDDLYGFAIQQLCMCLFPDRFHNEILGYNLAIEMFGSGEMRLHEIQKLRRHGIDDCYEQAHLTIDNFSAGHAKQAADIIVGFLDRVRRTAGEAAVAEQWRRVWRGYASFAYFLEQPLLKRISAGDPPTEPDTGSGGPSSPGGTDDLADLVI
- a CDS encoding saccharopine dehydrogenase family protein, which translates into the protein MSEATPAGGTVHWIGTGLSTGSGLRVVADRAERLLVWGRTDAKAERCLARLGLTGRAAAHTYDLDRLAGELRPGDIVVSMLPASEHPALLRLCIERSAHFACSSYVSDEIVSEAAAATKAGLVVLTEAGLDPGIDHLFADLLVARGREVVGDGPATVEFTSYCGGVPAESNEFRYRFSWAPRGVLNALRAPARYLDGGAEQVVDLPWTATRPLVLDGETFEAYPNRDSLPYLTQYAFPADWRARVFVRGTLRLDGWLRAWEDVFATVRTGDGDRIAALADELAARYPTTDADRDRVVLAVALDIEGTNGAGWHGEYVLDTVGDAEESAMARCVSLPLAYGITEILAGRVPAGLRQAAQGAEDARRWLEFLRANGVDWRFAERHRTG
- a CDS encoding ATP-grasp domain-containing protein, yielding MTQAPFESRDSADRPQAFILTGSFPVIRRNPLYLTELSGRGLKILVITAESYRAQATEAMADTSNPAAQITEIAYVTGDFTVQGAFVAGAIARTSAWREAYTIVGAYAVGDYLAEPTGLLADGLGVRSPGLRASRACRSKYLQRWYAPDLGPASLTIPAGERERVDLGAVRFPAVVKPASRASSSGVETVADVAGLRAKLATYPDHEVVLVEEKVSGPEFSVESLIQDGEVVFASVTDKVTTDSHAHTFVEMAHSVPSVREDVREALVTANRQLVAALAFEHGIAHSEWRVGDDGRPRLIEVAARTPGDGLLTLYQLATGRPLEPEILRVALGEPANYPQPHRYTRQVYLEHRPGTLEDVVLDWPDVRPEWIGASGVWPDIKPGAPGEEPTLRAVLVLRERGASLTPLADSDDRSVTFFIDAPTPDGLDALEQRVRAAIRVVVG
- a CDS encoding MFS transporter, whose product is MVEVAREKGHDNDEVAVVATFRQASLPAKTLLTGAFINRLGAFLNIFLVLFLTSRDYSDGQAAFALGVYGGGAIVGVLLGGALSIRLGARNASVVSMVGASVPLAAILYLPSFGLILVAVALVSMAGQLYRPASATLLSDLTPANRQVMIFAMYRFGLNLGVTVAPLFGFALYNLAGHSYALVFWVEAAVALCYATLAWVTLPPRSAEPGAAGREANSGAGGEGEEGEEGEEGERVGRGGYRAMIRDRRYMLYLTAIFFFGVVYVQYLSTLPLDVKDSGVAIFWYTLAVSLNGFIVIAFELLMTKYAQAWSQRLTMAWALVLVGVGVGMYGLPLGPAVILLGTLIWSVGEILGGPATTAYPVVAGPARLKSHYIAGFHFAWSLGAAVGPVVGGWLFIRFGHGVWPVLTVGSALSIVLVLVSVRDRPTTTSPTGTDANADTDAEADADSTGTSTRATAGPS
- a CDS encoding thioesterase II family protein, producing MSVSVTGDGWFVSRDHAAAHIPLVYCFAHAGGDARSFLTWQAELGDEAELVAVCPPGRAHRAREARPTLAQFADGAASAIRARAGTPGADATRPVYLFGHSLGSLVAFETARRLRDVPTLRRLFVSGVSAPSLAPSERVCRLAALEGREFAEALEFFEGLPPEVLAQDEVLDLLLPGVIADFRMAAGYEYTAAAPLPVGVTVIAGRDDPYLSPDKVALWEEECVHPPECHWVDGGHFHFRDKGPSAVIDLLLNAVRADQHVEVI